The following coding sequences are from one Stigmatopora nigra isolate UIUO_SnigA chromosome 10, RoL_Snig_1.1, whole genome shotgun sequence window:
- the arl6ip5a gene encoding ADP-ribosylation factor-like 6 interacting protein 5a: MANKVELTPLRPWADFFPWGDRFATPDTKDLARWNNRVLCNLLYYQTNYLVLSIVVFVIVGFLSPKGMFTALSVVSGVFLISLWIGENRAAINNFKKNNPTAFMIAVMVASSVVINMLGSVMIFMTAITLPITLILLHSSCRLRNLKNKLENRIEFAGLKRSPMGIFLEALGQQEDCQKIQSYLEAKMKE, from the exons ATGGCCAACAAAGTAGAATTGACGCCGTTGAGACCGTGGGCTGATTTCTTTCCCTGGGGGGACAGATTCGCCACACCGGACACTAAAGATTTAGCAAGATGGAATAATCGGGTTCTTTGCAATTTGCTCTATTATCAAACAAATTATCTGGTGCTGTCTATCGTTGTTTTCGTTATTGTTGG GTTCTTGAGCCCTAAAGGGATGTTCACTGCATTGTCTGTTGTGTCTGGAGTCTTTCTGATCTCCCTTTGGATCGGTGAAAACAGAGCCGCCATCAATAATTtcaaaaagaacaatccaaCAGCTTTTATGATTGCTGTTATGGTGGCCAGCTCTGTGGTGATCAACATGCTGGGAAGTGTCATGATCTTCATGACAGCAATAACTTTACCAATTACAT TGATATTGCTTCATTCTTCTTGTCGCCTCCgcaacttaaaaaataaactggagAATAGAATTGAGTTTGCTGGCCTCAAGAGATCACCAATGGGCATTTTCCTGGAGGCCCTTGGTCAACAAGAGGACTGTCAAAAGATTCAAAGCTACCtggaagccaaaatgaaagaataa